The Coleofasciculus chthonoplastes PCC 7420 sequence TTATCTTATCTGCCAACGTAATCACCATTGACGCTTAAAATCAACTTAGAGTTTCTACAGGAACCCCTTACCCTAAGACGTTTGACATTTTTTATGAGTCAGCCCATAACACAAAATCCATTAAAAATCAATAGATTTCGCCCCCTATTATCTCGACTCTTCGTCGTGGCGATCGCGCTATTGACTCTGTTGACGACGAGCTGTAGTCCTTCTACCGCTAGAACCGCCGAACAGCGCACGTTTCTGGATTTATCCTTGGACTTTTTGGCGGAGTATCAACTACCCAAACCGATAAGGTTTGAGGATACTCCCGTTGGCGGCTTATCCGCCCTCTCCTATGATCGCGATCGCGATCGTTTTCTTGCACTATCCGATGATCGGTCAAATCTCGCACCCGCCCGATTTTACACCCTGGCGCTGACGATTAACCGCAACTCGGCAGGAGAAATTGGGATTGAATCCGTCACCGTGGAGGATGTAACCGTTCTCAAAGACGAAAACGGCAAACCCTATCCGGCGGGAACCATTGACCCCGAAGGCATCGCCCTATCCGGTAAAGGTGGCGTATTTATTTCCACTGAAGGGGTTCCTAGTCAGGGAATTGAACCCTTTATTCAAGAATTTGACCGCCAAACGGGACAACCGTTGCAACGCTTGCGAATTCCTAACCGTTTTCTCCCGAATAATACGACAGAAGAGGAACAAGTTCCCCGTGGCGTACAAGAAAACCTAGGCTTTGAAGCATTAACCTTAGAACCAATTACGTTAGCGGCGGCGAGTGGCGATCCTTTTCGCCTATTTACAGCAACGGAATCTGCGTTAATTCAAGATAGTTTACCCCCAGATTCAGACGAGGTTCCCCGAATTCGGCTGCTGCATTATTTAATCAGCGATATTGCGCCACCCATGCTAGTAGCGGAACATTTGTATCCACTGGCTCCCGCCCCCAAAGGGACAATTGATTATGGCTTATCGGAATTAGTGGCATTAGATACAGAAGGTCACTTTCTTAGTTTAGAACGGAGTTATGGGTTGTTTGGACTCAGCGCCCAAATTTATCAACTAACCCTGGGTGGGGCAACCGATACATCTAATGTTGCCAGTCTCAAGGGGAATATTTCTCGCCTTGATCCGGTGAAGAAAAAATTGCTCCTTGATTTGAGTACTTTGGGAATTTATTTAGATAATCTGGAAGGGATGACCTTAGGTTCACGGTTGCCAGATGGGAGTCAGAGTTTGGTATTAGTCAGTGATGATAATTTTAATCAAGCACAGATTACACAGTTTCTTTTGTTTCGCTTAAACCTGAATAAGTCGAATTGAGCTAAATTGTAGTGGCGTGACCCAGCTAATTGGCTCTCTTCCTTTCTCCCCTTGTCCTTGTCAACCTCAATTACAAATTTAAAGCCATAGCAGGTTGACAACTTGAAATAAATGTGCATTTATTCCAATTCTCCCCCCACTGCCAACAAACCCCTTAAAATGAAAAGACAGCTAATTGTTGCAGTATAAAACGCCCCAAGCGTAGCCCTGAGCGAAGTCGAAGGGCTGCGACTAAGGAAGCCTACACTATACCCGCCAAGGGTTAGTGTGGGAGGATGTCACATTTGTATAGCCAACTCAGGTATAGAACGATATATGGCTGCTGCCGTTTTAATCGAGAACCTAAAAAAATACTACGGGGATGTCGAAGCCGTGAAGGACATCTCCCTGAACGTCGAACCGGGTGAGATTTTTGGCTTACTTGGTCCAAATGGGGCGGGGAAAACCACAACGATTCGCTGTCTGTGTACCTTAAGTAAACCCGACGCGGGTAAGATTGAGGTATCGGGAATTTCTGCGATCGCGAATCCTAGAGCCGTCCGCCGTCGCATCGGTTATGTCGCCCAGGAAGTGGCATTAGACAAAGTGTTGACAGGGCGCGAGTTACTGCAACTCCAAGCGGATTTATATCACCTACCCAGCAACGTTGGCAAAGAGCGGGTCAATACCATGATAGAGGTGTTGGGCTTGCAGGACTATGCCGATAAAAAGACCGGAACCTACTCCGGCGGAATCCGCAAGCGCCTGGATTTAGCCTCCGGCTTACTCCACAAACCCGATGTTTTAGTTCTCGATGAACCCACCGTGGGACTTGATATCGAGAGTCGGGTGGTAGTGTGGAATTTCCTGCGTCAATTGCAAAAGGCTGGCACGACCATATTTATTACCAGCCACTATTTGGAAGAAGTAGATATTCTAGCCGATCGCGTGGCAATTATCGACAAAGGAGTTGTTATTGCCGAAGGTACACCCTCTCAGTTAAAGGATAACGTGGGTGGCGATCGCATAACCCTCCGCATCCGGGAATTCTCGCCCATGGAAGAAGCCCAAAATGCCAAGGAAAAGCTGGAGGTGTTACCCTTTGTCCAAGAAGTGATTATTAATACGGCGCAAGGAAATTCCCTCAACTTAGTGGTTAAGTCCCAAAGTGACGCATTAACCAACATTCAGCAATCCTTAAAAGACGCCGGATTACCCATCTTTGGCATTGCCCAATCTCGACCTAGTTTAGATGATGTCTACCTAGCCGCCACCGGTCAAACCTTAATGGATGCTGAACTCGCGGCGGCGGGAACACGAGATGTGAAGGCTGAGAAAAAGCAACGGATGAAGGAATGATGAGAGAGCTGGGGAAGCTGGGGAAGCTGGGGGAGCTGGGGGAGATGAGGGAGATGGGGAACACCTCGACTGACCTCGACTTCGCTCGGTCACACGCTCGGTGTGTCAGATAGGGAAAATGAGAGAACTTTCCTTGTCTGTGTAATCAGTGTCAATAAGCTTTCACCTCCTTACCCCTATCTCTCCAATAAATCCGTGAAATCAGTGTTTTGACCAATAACAAATAAAATTATGAGTGGAACTGTAACACCATCAAAACCGGAAATTAATTGGCAACCCGACGTGGTAAGTCAAGTCCCCGTCAGCGATAAGGCGGGTGTGGGTGAATTTGTCCAAGAAACCTTGGCACTTACTAAGCGCTTGTTTATCCAACTAAAACGACGCCCATCTACATTAATCGCTGGCGTGATTCAGCCGTTGATGTGGCTGATTCTGTTTGGGGCGTTATTTCAAAATGCGCCAAAAGGACTCTTCGGTGAAAGCTTATCTTATGCCCAATTCTTGAGTGCTGGCGTAATTGTATTTACCGCCTTCGCTGGTGCGCTCAATGCTGGCTTACCCGTGATGTTTGACCGGGAATTTGGCTTTCTGAATCGTTTACTTGTTGCACCTTTGGCGTCTCGTTTCTCCATTGTTGCCGCATCCGCTATCTATATCGTCGCCCTCAGCTTTATCCAAGCCGTGGTGATTGTCGCCGCCAGTGCAGTTATGGGTGCGGGTGTTCCCAATATAGCTGGACTGGGTGCGATCGCACTAATTGTTTTCTTGCTGGTAATCGGGATGACAGCATTAAGTTTAGGACTCGCCTTTGTGCTTCCGGGTCATATTGAACTAATTGCTGTCATTTTTGTCACCAACTTACCGCTACTATTTGCCAGCACTGCCCTAGCGCCGCTATCCTTTATGCCAAAATGGTTACAGCTTGTCGCCAGTCTCAATCCCTTAAGTTATGCGATTGAACCGATTCGCTATCTCTACCTCCATGGAGATTGGTCTTTAGGTAGTGTTGTCATGGAAGCGCCTTGGGCGTCAATTACATTTGGCGGGGCTGTTTTAGTCTTGTTTGCCTTTGCCGCCGCCGCGTTAGTTCTGATTAGTCCATTGCTACGGCGTCGATTTGCTTAATGGCATTGAAACTTGTAGGGTGGGCATTGCCCACCCACTTTAATAGGACTTACGCAAAGGCTCGATATGTAGGGTGCGTTAGCGAAGCGTAACGCACCGCAAGCCACCATCTGTGGTGTAGCTGCGTAAGTCCTGTTTAATTTAAATGGTAAACATACGTTTTCTAGAGGAATTAGCAGCATCGTGGAACTTTGGACAGCGCTAGGCGTTTCTATCCTCAACGACTTACTTTTAAAAGACATCCTCCTGAAACTGGGGAAAGAAGCATTAGAAGACTATGTAAAAGATTTTTTCAAAGACTGTATTAAAACCGGGGTACAATCTGCCCAACCCGATATCCTGAAAAAAGCCCTCGGTGAAGCTTTACAGCAATTTCTCAAACTCATCGAATATGAATTACTCTTCTATGTAACCGAAGCCGAAGTTCGAGACAACTATCAAATAGTAATTGAACGGTTTATCAAAGACGATGACGTTAAACCCCTGTTAGGAAAAGCCTTTGAAAAAGATTGTCGCGCCATCGACGCCAATCAATTAAGTACAATTTGGGTGCAGCGCTATTCACCTGATATGCCAACTGGGTTTAACTGGGAGGAGATTACCAAACCCTATCTCAAAGAAGTTAAAAGCATTGTCCGCAATTCGTCAGAGTTAAAGGAACTGTTAAAATTAGAGATTCTGGAATCTATTGAACAACAGGTTCGAGACAATGCCAAAATTAATCCCGATTTTAATTTAACCAAACATCAAGAAGGCTTACGGGAACGCTACAGTCATTTAAATTTATCCAGTTTAGATACCACAGGCTGCGCCTATAATGAACTGAAACTCTGGCAAGTTTTTATTCCCCAAAATGTGCGACAAGTTCATCAGGTATTACCCCAAGTCTATGAACTCCCCAAGGAACATCAACGACGACTGCGAGAGAGTCATCTACTTGACGCGGATGTGTCTGTGGAAAAGTTAACCGAATATAAACAGGTTTATTCTCAACAGCCAATCCGCCCCATCAATGAAATTATTAACGATAAAGATAACTATCGCTATCTGGTGATTCTCGGTGATCCGGGTTCAGGTAAATCTACCTTATTGCAATATTTGGCATTAGATTGGGCAAATTCTACACCCAATGATGCCAATTTCCAGCCGATACCCCTGCTGATTGAATTACGCACCTATATGCGGAATCGCGATGTGGGACAATGTAAGAATTTCCTGGAATTCTTCCATGATAGTAGTGGGATTGTCTGTCATCTGAATCAGCATCAATTGGTGGAACAGTTAAAAGCCGGAAATGCTTTAGTCATGTTTGATGGCTTGGATGAGGTATTTGATCCGGGAAAACGGGAGGATGTAATTACTGATATTCATCGCTTCACTAATAACTATCCTGATGTGCGAGTTATTGTCACCTCTCGCGTGATTGGCTATAAACCGCAGCGGTTACGAGATGCCGAGTTTCATCATTTTATGTTGCAAGATTTGGAGGAAAGTCAGGTTAAGGAGTTTATTACCCGTTGGCATGATTTAACGTTTACCAATCAAGTGGATAAACAGAGGAAGTGGGAACGACTCCAACGGGCAATTGATACCTCAAAAGCGATTCGCGAACTGGCTGGAAATCCCTTATTGCTGACAATGATGGCAATTTTAAATCGCAATCAGGAATTACCCAGAGATAGACCCGAATTATACAACCAAGCGTCGCGGGTGTTGCTGCATCAATGGGATGTGGAACGGGCGTTAGTAGAACATCAGCAGTTAGAGATTCAAACGATTGATTATAAAGATAAGCAGGAGATGTTGCGTCAGGTGGCTTATCAGATGCAAGCAGCGGAGAAAGGGTTGGCGGGTAATCTGATTGCGGCGGATGAGTTAGAAGGAATTTTGACCAAGTATCTGAAAACGCTAGATATCACTAATTCCAGGGCGGTGGCTAGGGTGATGATTAAGCAACTGCGGGAACGGAATTTTATCTTATGTTTCATGGGGGCGGATTATTATGCCTTTGTGCATCGGACGTTTTTGGAGTATTTCTGTGCTTGGGAATATGTTTGGCAATTTGAGAAGGAACGAACAATTTCTCTAGAGGAGTTGAAAAGCGAGGTTTTTGGCAAGCATTGGCAGGATGAGTCTTGGCATGAAGTGTTACGGTTGATTGTGGGGATGATTGAGCCAAAGTTAGCTGGTGAGATTCTGGATTATTTGAGGAATCAGCCGGGGGAAGAGGAACAGTTTATTAATGTGTTTCTAGCGGCGGATTGCCTGTCTGAGGTGAGGAATCGTTCGGTTATTGCATCAACGGCGACTCAATTACTGAACCAGATTAAGGGGTTAATTCAGTATGACTTACCTTACCATTATGAATTTTATGAAGAGGAAGTAAGGTTAGTTCAGGAAATTCGTACTAAAGCGGTTGTTGCTATTGCGACAACCTGGCATGATTCTCCAGATACCTTATTTTGGCTGAAACAAAAAGCCCAATCTGATGACCATCCGGCTGTGCGACGTGCAGCGGTGCAAGAAATAGCCAAAGGCTGGAAAGATGACCCTGACACCTTACCTATGCTCAAACAAAAAGCCCAATCTGATGGCGATGAGGATGTGCGATATGCAGCGGTACAAGAATTAGCCAAAGGCTGGAAAGATGACCCAGATACCTTATTTTGGCTGAAACAAAAAGCCGAATATGATGACAATCCGGCTGTGCGAAGTGCAGCGGTGCAAGAATTAGCCAAAGGCTGGAAAGATGACCCAGATACCTTACCTATGCTCAAACAAAAAGCCCAATCTGATGACTATCCGGCTGTGCGAAGTGCAGCGGTGCAAGAATTAGCCAAAGGCTGGAAAGATGACCCAGACACCTTACCTTGGCTCAAACAAAAAGCCCAATCTGATGATGATATGTTTGTGCGACGTGCAGCGGTGGAAGAATTAGCCAAAGGCTGGAAAGATGACCCAGATACCTTACCTATGCTCAAACAAAAAGCCCAATCTGATGACGATTCGGCTGTGCGAAGTGCAGCGGTGGAAGAAATAGCCAAAGGCTGGAAAGATGACCCAGACACCTTACCTATGCTCAAACAAAAAGCCGAATCTGATGACCATTGGGCTGTGCGACGTGCAGCGGTGGAAGAAATAGCCAAAGGCTGGAAAGATGACCCAGATACCTTACCTTGGCTGAAACAAAAAGCCCAATATGATGATGACGATAATGTACGATTTGTAGCGGTGCAAGAATTAGCCAAAGGCTGGAAAGATGACCCAGATACCTTACCTATTCTCAAACAAAAAGCCCAATCTGATGACCATTGGGCTGTGCGATATGCAGCGGTGCAAGAAATAGCCAAAGGCTGGAAATATGACCCAGACACCTTACCTATTCTCAAACAAAAAGCCCAATATGATGATGACGATAATGTGCGAAGTGCAGCGGTGGAAGAAATAGCCAAAGGCTGGAAATATGAGCCATGGCTATTTGAATTGTTACGCGATCGCGCTCTCAATGATCCCTTTGTGCGGGAGGAAGACTGGCAAAGAAATCCTCGGCAATTAGCCATTGAAATCATTATAAAACAATATCCTGATAATCCCCAGACTCTACCCTTGCTGCGCGACAAAGCCGAAAATGATCCTGATGAAAAAGTTAGAGAGTTTGCCCAGAAAAAATTGGCACAATTAAAGTTAAGTCTGTAGGGGCGGGTTTCACGACTATCTTTTGGGTTGCAAAGGTGCGTTAGCGAAGCGTAACGCACCCTACACCCGCCCCGACTCAGGTATCTAGACTTGCTGTTATAGCAGTAGACACATCGATTAGGACGTTCGGCACCATTGTAGAGACGTTGCATGCAACGTCTCTACATAAATGATGTGTCCTAACCGCTATGGCGGTTGCTATAAAAGAAAGGGCGATCCGATAAAATTAAATAGACACAGTTGTCAATTTGTGCAAGGGGGTCGCCCCTACCGGAAATTAAAAGAGCGATCGCTCTCGAAACCTGTTAAGAAAGATATGGGTAATGATAGCGATCGGGAAAAAATCCCAGATAAAAATAATTGGAGGCGCTATAGTAGGGACACGGCAGTGCCCATTGGTATCAACTTAAGGTGCAAACTAATACTGACAAGGTTTAAAGCTGTGTCTGTCTACTCCTTGACATTTTCCCCCTCATCCCCTAACCCCTTCTCCCACCCCCCTTCCCCCTACAAGAGGGGGGAAGACAGAGGATGCTTCGCTTTTGTTGCACGGGAGAAGAGGGACCGGATTCTCTTGCTCCCCTCTCCCCGGCGTGGGAGAGGGGCTGGGGGTGAGGGGTTTAGCTTAAGTTGACACGGATGAGCACTGCCATGCCCTTATCGGTAGAACTACCGTATCCTGATGGAAATCCAATTATAATTTCTAAATAAACAGGTTAATTGCCATGAATATCAGCACCCTATTGACTCCGGCACTCACCTCAACCCTGTTCGCTCCCCTAGCGTTAGGAGTGGCTTTTAACATACCCTCAGCCATTATCCCAGAATCCGCGATCGCACAAACCACTGAACGGGTGAATCCCCTAGAAGATCTCGATAGTCGCCAAAATGAGCGAGATTCACTCACGGGAACCCCTGGTAACAGTGGCTTTAATGTCTTTGATTTTATCCATCGCTCCCGTTTAGGCGTTGATTCTGAGGCGTTTAACAGCGAACTGGATCAAAACTTAGACAATGCCACGCAAGAGTTCCGACAGCTACAACGGGAACGGTTGAGAAATCAACCACAAGTTCAACCGAATTCCCCCTCTGTTCCCACCGGAGGTGCAACTCGATAAAACTGTCCTCACAACATTCCCTTTTGTAGAGACGTTCCGGCGGAACATCTCTACCAATCTATAGCAGTAGACACATCGATTAGGACTTTCGGCACCATTGTAGAGACGCGCCATGGCGCGTCTCTACTCTCCAGTTAAAAAAGGTGCAAAATCCTATGGTATAAGCTTTCTGCCCTTCTGCCTCCTGCCTTCTGCCTTCTGCCTTCTTGCACTAGCTCATGCTGGCTAGGATATCCTTAGCATGGGAATCGGTTTTCACCTTCTCATCAACATAAGTGATCGTCCCTTCACCGTTAATCACATAAGTGACGCGCTTGGAATAACCACCGCCTTCAACATCATAAGCTTTGGTAATCGTGCCATCCGGATCAGCGAGCAATTGGAAAGGCAAGCCATACTTCTCCTTAAATTGCTTATGGGATACCTCATCATCCATACTGACACCGAGAACAACCATATCTTTGCCTTGATATTCAGCGTAGTTGTCCCGGAAGCTTTGAGCTTCCTTGGTGCAACCTGGAGTATCGTCTTTGGGATAAAAATAGAGAACTACTGTTTTCCCCGCCAAGTCAGACAGGGAAACGGTATTCCCTGCATCATCTTTGGCGGTAAATGCCGGAGCTTTATCACCAATGCTTAAAGCCATAAGTCTTTTTCCCTGTGTTAACTACTTAACTATTCTTCATCCTACTACCTTCGGAACTTTGATTAAGTCTGGATGACCCGCATGGCATCCATTCACCACTCAAATCCACTCAATTGACTCGGTTTGCCCTCTCCTGTGAGGTTAAGATAAAAAGAAGCCTAAACCTAGAATTGACTAGCGTTTCCACCAGCTAATCCAGTTGTAATGACATCCATTTCCTCTGAAAAAGCCCAGTCGTTTCACTATCCAGAGCGAACAGTTAAACGCGCTAAACAAGCGTTGCGCTGTCTGCCCTTCCAGTTAACCTTGTACAAGGAGATGCGTTTGACCAGCGTTTCCCTGCTCGCGATCGCGACGCAAAAAGGAATAGAACAGGGCTATACTAAAAGTCCCTTATCCGAGTTGGCAGCCGAACGTGATTTACTGTGGTTGATTCAAGTCGGCGTTTTGCGGCGAGAAGTTGATGGTCAAGGTATTACCGACAGTTTTCGTCTCACACCCTTGGGTCGTCAACTGGTGGAAAAATGGGCAAGCCGAGGCGAGTCATTACCTCCGCCATCCCTTTGGGATCGCATCGCTCACGCCTGGAACCGTTGGTTACGATTGCCTATCTAAATTCATAGTCTAAGGGTTGCTTCTATTCGTTCTGATTACCCGATAACTCTTAACCCGCTTTATGAAATCGCTGATGGTGGTGGGAACAACCTCCCACGCAGGAAAATCCTTTATTACTACCGCCTTGTGCCGTATTCTTTCCCGGCGCGGTTGGCGTGTGGCTCCGTTTAAGGGACAAAATATGGCGCTCAACGCTTATGTCACCCTCAATGGCGGCGAAATTGGACATGCTCAAGCTGTGCAAGCTTGGGCAGCTAATGTTACGCCCTGTGTCGAAATGAACCCGATTTTACTTAAACCCCAGGGGGATATGACCTCTCAAGTCATTCTCATGGGTCAAGTGGCGGGTAAAGTCGGCGCGGCGGATTATTATGAACAGTACTTTGATCGGGGTTGGCAAGCGATTCAAGAGTCGCTGCGGCGTTTGAGTCATGAGTTTGATTTTGTCGTGTGTGAGGGTGCAGGGAGTCCAGCAGAAATTAATTTGAAGCACCGTGACTTAACCAATATGCGGGTAGCAAAGCATTTAAATGCACCAACGTTACTCGTAGTAGATATTGATCGCGGCGGCGCATTTGCTCATATTATCGGGACTCTAGAACTCTTAGAACCGGATGAGCGAGTCTTGATTAAAGGTATCGTGATTAATAAGTTTAGAGGACAGCGATCGCTCTTAGAATCGGGAATTACTTGGCTCGAAGAACGCACCGGAATTCCTGTCATTGGCGTGATTCCCTGGATTAATGAGATCTTTCCCGCTGAAGACTCTTTGGCATTACTGGATCGCTACAATAAGAGAAAACGGGATAGTGAATTAACGGTGGCGGTAATTCGTTTCCCTCGCATCTCTAATTTTACTGACTTTGACGCCCTCGAAGCGGAATCAACGGTTAACGTTAAATATTTAGCCCCAAATCAATCCCTGGGATACCCCGATGCCCTAATTTTGCCAGGGACAAAAACCACGATTAGCGACTTACTCGTACTCCACAAAACAGGTATGCTAGAAGAAATTAAAAACTATGCCGCTGCGGGGGGTACAGTGTTAGGGATTTGTGGGGGTTTTCAAATGCTGGGTCAAACCCTGCTAGATCCCGATGGCATTGAAGATGAACCGGGGCAATATCAAGGATTAGGATTATTACCGATCAAAACCATAATTACCGCCCGAAAAGTAGCACGTCAGCGTCTCGTAACCTCTAACTATCCCCAAGTCGGTTTACCTGTTTCGGGTTACGAAATCCATCAAGGGCGTTCTCGGCTGATTGACTCAGAAAGCACGGATAATAAATCTGCCTATCAACCCCT is a genomic window containing:
- a CDS encoding esterase-like activity of phytase family protein, which translates into the protein MSQPITQNPLKINRFRPLLSRLFVVAIALLTLLTTSCSPSTARTAEQRTFLDLSLDFLAEYQLPKPIRFEDTPVGGLSALSYDRDRDRFLALSDDRSNLAPARFYTLALTINRNSAGEIGIESVTVEDVTVLKDENGKPYPAGTIDPEGIALSGKGGVFISTEGVPSQGIEPFIQEFDRQTGQPLQRLRIPNRFLPNNTTEEEQVPRGVQENLGFEALTLEPITLAAASGDPFRLFTATESALIQDSLPPDSDEVPRIRLLHYLISDIAPPMLVAEHLYPLAPAPKGTIDYGLSELVALDTEGHFLSLERSYGLFGLSAQIYQLTLGGATDTSNVASLKGNISRLDPVKKKLLLDLSTLGIYLDNLEGMTLGSRLPDGSQSLVLVSDDNFNQAQITQFLLFRLNLNKSN
- a CDS encoding daunorubicin resistance protein DrrA family ABC transporter ATP-binding protein — encoded protein: MAAAVLIENLKKYYGDVEAVKDISLNVEPGEIFGLLGPNGAGKTTTIRCLCTLSKPDAGKIEVSGISAIANPRAVRRRIGYVAQEVALDKVLTGRELLQLQADLYHLPSNVGKERVNTMIEVLGLQDYADKKTGTYSGGIRKRLDLASGLLHKPDVLVLDEPTVGLDIESRVVVWNFLRQLQKAGTTIFITSHYLEEVDILADRVAIIDKGVVIAEGTPSQLKDNVGGDRITLRIREFSPMEEAQNAKEKLEVLPFVQEVIINTAQGNSLNLVVKSQSDALTNIQQSLKDAGLPIFGIAQSRPSLDDVYLAATGQTLMDAELAAAGTRDVKAEKKQRMKE
- a CDS encoding ABC transporter permease: MSGTVTPSKPEINWQPDVVSQVPVSDKAGVGEFVQETLALTKRLFIQLKRRPSTLIAGVIQPLMWLILFGALFQNAPKGLFGESLSYAQFLSAGVIVFTAFAGALNAGLPVMFDREFGFLNRLLVAPLASRFSIVAASAIYIVALSFIQAVVIVAASAVMGAGVPNIAGLGAIALIVFLLVIGMTALSLGLAFVLPGHIELIAVIFVTNLPLLFASTALAPLSFMPKWLQLVASLNPLSYAIEPIRYLYLHGDWSLGSVVMEAPWASITFGGAVLVLFAFAAAALVLISPLLRRRFA
- a CDS encoding HEAT repeat domain-containing protein → MELWTALGVSILNDLLLKDILLKLGKEALEDYVKDFFKDCIKTGVQSAQPDILKKALGEALQQFLKLIEYELLFYVTEAEVRDNYQIVIERFIKDDDVKPLLGKAFEKDCRAIDANQLSTIWVQRYSPDMPTGFNWEEITKPYLKEVKSIVRNSSELKELLKLEILESIEQQVRDNAKINPDFNLTKHQEGLRERYSHLNLSSLDTTGCAYNELKLWQVFIPQNVRQVHQVLPQVYELPKEHQRRLRESHLLDADVSVEKLTEYKQVYSQQPIRPINEIINDKDNYRYLVILGDPGSGKSTLLQYLALDWANSTPNDANFQPIPLLIELRTYMRNRDVGQCKNFLEFFHDSSGIVCHLNQHQLVEQLKAGNALVMFDGLDEVFDPGKREDVITDIHRFTNNYPDVRVIVTSRVIGYKPQRLRDAEFHHFMLQDLEESQVKEFITRWHDLTFTNQVDKQRKWERLQRAIDTSKAIRELAGNPLLLTMMAILNRNQELPRDRPELYNQASRVLLHQWDVERALVEHQQLEIQTIDYKDKQEMLRQVAYQMQAAEKGLAGNLIAADELEGILTKYLKTLDITNSRAVARVMIKQLRERNFILCFMGADYYAFVHRTFLEYFCAWEYVWQFEKERTISLEELKSEVFGKHWQDESWHEVLRLIVGMIEPKLAGEILDYLRNQPGEEEQFINVFLAADCLSEVRNRSVIASTATQLLNQIKGLIQYDLPYHYEFYEEEVRLVQEIRTKAVVAIATTWHDSPDTLFWLKQKAQSDDHPAVRRAAVQEIAKGWKDDPDTLPMLKQKAQSDGDEDVRYAAVQELAKGWKDDPDTLFWLKQKAEYDDNPAVRSAAVQELAKGWKDDPDTLPMLKQKAQSDDYPAVRSAAVQELAKGWKDDPDTLPWLKQKAQSDDDMFVRRAAVEELAKGWKDDPDTLPMLKQKAQSDDDSAVRSAAVEEIAKGWKDDPDTLPMLKQKAESDDHWAVRRAAVEEIAKGWKDDPDTLPWLKQKAQYDDDDNVRFVAVQELAKGWKDDPDTLPILKQKAQSDDHWAVRYAAVQEIAKGWKYDPDTLPILKQKAQYDDDDNVRSAAVEEIAKGWKYEPWLFELLRDRALNDPFVREEDWQRNPRQLAIEIIIKQYPDNPQTLPLLRDKAENDPDEKVREFAQKKLAQLKLSL
- a CDS encoding peroxiredoxin, which translates into the protein MALSIGDKAPAFTAKDDAGNTVSLSDLAGKTVVLYFYPKDDTPGCTKEAQSFRDNYAEYQGKDMVVLGVSMDDEVSHKQFKEKYGLPFQLLADPDGTITKAYDVEGGGYSKRVTYVINGEGTITYVDEKVKTDSHAKDILASMS
- a CDS encoding Npun_F0494 family protein: MTSISSEKAQSFHYPERTVKRAKQALRCLPFQLTLYKEMRLTSVSLLAIATQKGIEQGYTKSPLSELAAERDLLWLIQVGVLRREVDGQGITDSFRLTPLGRQLVEKWASRGESLPPPSLWDRIAHAWNRWLRLPI
- the cobQ gene encoding cobyric acid synthase CobQ; its protein translation is MKSLMVVGTTSHAGKSFITTALCRILSRRGWRVAPFKGQNMALNAYVTLNGGEIGHAQAVQAWAANVTPCVEMNPILLKPQGDMTSQVILMGQVAGKVGAADYYEQYFDRGWQAIQESLRRLSHEFDFVVCEGAGSPAEINLKHRDLTNMRVAKHLNAPTLLVVDIDRGGAFAHIIGTLELLEPDERVLIKGIVINKFRGQRSLLESGITWLEERTGIPVIGVIPWINEIFPAEDSLALLDRYNKRKRDSELTVAVIRFPRISNFTDFDALEAESTVNVKYLAPNQSLGYPDALILPGTKTTISDLLVLHKTGMLEEIKNYAAAGGTVLGICGGFQMLGQTLLDPDGIEDEPGQYQGLGLLPIKTIITARKVARQRLVTSNYPQVGLPVSGYEIHQGRSRLIDSESTDNKSAYQPLFDDPGLGLVDITQSIWGTYLHGLFDNGPWRRAWLNQLRHQRGLPSLPTGIPDYREQREVVLNSLADSVEAHLDLSTIIPNLT